A segment of the Bacillus pseudomycoides genome:
ATCCTCTTGAAACATCTATTATTTACTTTCATAAAACTCTTCTTGTATTCCTTGAATTAAAGGTGATGCTTCCCCAGAATAGAAAATTCGTAAATCATGGAGAGATCTTGTGCATCCAACATATAATAATTTTGCATCGTGCTTTGTACCTTTATAATGAACTTCATCAACATCAATAAGAAGCACCGCATCAAATTCTAATCCTTTTGCTAAATAAACAGGCACAACTGAAATGCCGCCTTCATATTTACTGTGGTTCGCTTCGATGACATTAACAGTGATTCCTTCAGCTGTTAACTTCTCATATATATCACGACATTCATCATCTGTTCTTCCTATAACAGCAATCGTCTTCACATTTTCATTCTGCATATGTTGTAGAGTCTTTACAATTGCGGCAAATTGATTGTCCGTAGAAATAACCTTTACTTTCTCACCACTACGGAAAACAGGGGTTGCGAGTCCTACGGGAATTTCAGCATTTTTAATGACTTCATTTGCAAATTCAATAATTTCTTTTGTAGAACGATAACTCCTTGTCAGTTCATAATAACCCGTTTCTTGAAATACTTCTTTAAAGTCATTCCAGTCTTCAATCCCTTGATAATCATATATTGCTTGCGATAAATCACCTAAAATCGTAAACGAGTTACCCATTGTAATTTCTTTTAATATATAAATTTGGAATGGTGAAAAGTCCTGTGCTTCATCTATAACCACGTGATGAAATTTTCGACCGATTTCGATACCTGCTAATCGATGGTGAATATGAATAAGAGGTGCTAAATCTTCTATATACACTTCTTTTTTACGACAATTTTTTTCTGTTTCCTGAACAAGTTCTTCAGGCAAAACTTCCAATATTTCTTTTTGCTTCATCATCGAACTATAAAATGATAACGGGCTCATTTTAGGCCAAAATTTCATATAGGCATTTAATCTCTTTGTAGCTTCTTTTTTTAATGCTTTTTTCTCATTTGTTCCTTCAAACTTTTTAAGTTCAATCTCAATCCAGCGCTTTATTCGGCCGACTAATCTTTCTCTACGCTTCCTTAATGGATAGTGCTTATATTCAACTTGTATCCATTTTCGAATTTCCTCTACTGTAATAACAGCTTTATCCCACGCTTCAAAATCTTTTACTGGTATTAAATTCTTTTCAAATTTAGCAATACTTTCTTCAATAAATGACTTAAACTTCAGCGTTCCTTTTAATTTACCAAGCATAACCTTGCTATCATCACGATTTATTGAAAAAGCTTCAGTTAACTTTTCTTCCGTATCTTTCAATTTCACCGCATCATCCAATGTACGCAGCGCCCAATCTTGAAATGTTGTTTGCCTAATATTTCCGACGCCTAGTTCAGGAAGTACACTAGATATATAATCTAAAAACAAGCTGTTTGGAGCGAATACAATCATTCTCTCTGCCTCTAGCTGCTCGCGATATTCATAAATTAAAAAAGCAAGGCGATGTAAAGCGATTGTTGTTTTTCCGCTTCCTGCAACCCCTTGAATTAATAATGGCATATTTTTCTCTGCACGAATAATATCATTTTGTTCAGATTGTATCGTCGAAACGATATCTTTTAATTTATTATCTTTGTTTTCACCTAATCGATATAGAAGAAAATCATCTGCACGAGATACATCTTCACTTCCTTTTACATATGTATCAACAACACGTTCCAGTTCTCTTTTGCGAATAGCAATGTTCCTTTTTAAATACACATCGCCCTCTAATAAGCCATCTGGTGAATGATAAAAAGCCGGTTCTTCACCACCAGTAAATGAATAAAACATACTAGCAACAGGTGCGCGCCAGTCAATAACAATTGGTTTCATCGTTTCTTCATCAGACACACCTACTTTACCAATATAAATCGGGTTTGGTTCTGGCTGTCCATCCTCCTGAAAATCCAATCGCCCAAAGTATGGTTCTTGCACACCAATACGTAGGTCTTGCCGATTTGACTCCCTCATACTTTCAAGAATTTGCTCTTTAAAATCCTCTCCATAATAAACTGGAATTTTTTCCAGTTTATCTAGTTGTTCATCCATTGTAGATAAAGTTTTTTTCATCCGCTGTAATTCTTCTTCAAATATAGTACTCATAATGCTGATTCCCTCCTGTCCGTTCGAATTTTTCAGTCGAGATACAATTGTATAAAAAATACATTTATAAAGTCAATAGTTCGAACAAGAATTTTCTAAAATATAAGAATACAAGAAATAATCCCGCCTTTTTCACTATTCATTATTTAATTTTTTCTCTTATACGATAAACATTCGTACAAAAATGTTCATTGATAAAATAGATAAAGGCATAAATAAAATCCCATCGCCATCAAATATGAAATTTATATGCTAAACTCACTTATTAAGCTATTAATTCCCAGCGGAGTAAATAAAACCATCTTTTTTGAAGTGTAATTGGTCCTATTAATTTTTCACTTACATGCAGGAATTACATACTTACCAAATAAGTCTAAAGATGAAAGCACTATATGATGTTCTAATCCACCAAAATTCATTACTGCCATAAAATTCGTAACGCCTATTTCTCTGTAAGATTGAATTTGTTTGATAACGTCATCAGGACTTCCTATTACTGGATTAAATTTCTGTTTAAGGTCTTCATACGAGATATTCGTCCCACGCGGAGTATTCATAAATAGTTGATAAGAATCTTTTGCATTAGATTCAGCATCTGCATATGTTTCACCAACATGAACATGAAATGCAGCAGGGATTTCCAACTCTTCTGGATTACCGTATCCTGACTTTAGATACGTATTCTTGTAAGTATCAATCAGCTTTGCTAATTCATCTCGTGATTTACTAAACCCAAGCCCCATGAAATTGTTTCCCATACTAGCAACATGACTAACACCTTTTTCACTAGAGGTTGCAATCCAATAAGGAGGAAACGGAGCTTGAATTGGCTGGACACTAAGTTTAAGATCATTGTATTGATAAAACTTTCCTTGATGGGAAAAAGGCTTACCTGACCACGCCTTACGTAACACTTCTAGAGACTCGTTAAAACGCTCAGTTTTGTCCTCCAATGAAATATTATAACCATCAAATTCCTTCTGTGCATATCCACTACCTAACCCCAAATCTAATCTTCCGTTTGATAAAAGATCAACCATCGCATAATCTTCAGCAACTCGTATAGGGTTGTGTAATGGAAGTACTGAAACACCCACACCAAGACGAATTCTATTCGTCCTTTGAGATACCGCAGCGAGCAGAACTGCTGGAGAGGGATTAATACCAAAATCTGAGAAATGATGTTCTGTAAACCATACTCCGTCAAAATTCATTTCTTCAGCCCGAACGGCTTGCTCCAATACCTCATTATAGAATTGTCTAGGAGTTCGGGTTAATTGTCAAATATTGTTAATGTACTAAATTTCATTTCATATCGCTCCTGATAATTTTATTTAGTTTCTTTACTTCATGGATTGCTTACAAAAAATCTAGATGGTACTGTATTTGAAAATAATCATTCTAGTTTTCCTAATCATTCCACTGACGACTTATTTCTAGACCATAATCCATATCGTAAACTTCTTTTATAGCTTTAACTTTTTCAAGACTTTCTTCGCTAAACACAGGTTTGTTTTCAAAAGAATGAAGAACTATTCTTTCAAGAAGAACGCCTAGTGAAATATCATGATACTCTGCCATCGCTTTCAAAACTTTTACCATTCTTTTTTCCATTCTAATGCCAGTTTGTACACGCTCAACTTTAATTTTTTGATCTTTTCCACTCATTTGTTCATTATGTTGTTTCATAATTACACACCCTTCTCGCTAAAAAAAAACAATATTTTGTTACCTATATAACAATGTACTATTATAACAATGTCGCGTGTTTTGTCAATTGTGTCATTATATTATCGATTTAACATAATGAAATCTCGCCCCATCACTATCAAGATATTATAAATTTCTATCCACATAATGAAAAAAACGCGATTCTTTTTGTAGAAATATACAGAAAGAATCGCGTTTTTGATATAAATTTATCAATTAAAATGTAATTACTATTTGTACTATAAGAGACAATTCCTTACTTCCCTTATCGATTCAATTTCGATAACTCGCCCAATCACCAGTAATTATTGGTCTCTGTAACATCCCGTCATTTTGTGCAATATAGACATATGCACCTATACTTCTATCCCAAAAATAGACGGTCTGTGTAATCCGGTCATATAAATCTTTTTCAGGATTACCTGTATACTCTTCAAGTTCATCTAACTTTTTTAAAATCACATCACTTACTTCATACAGTTCGCCATATACCTTATTATTTTCTGAAAGAATCATTGCAGGATAACCTTCATTTGTATCAAAGAGTTTCCCATAAGTCCATGCTTCTTCAGCTATACATGTTGCCCCATGTAAGTAATGAGCATTTGTTTGTTGTTTTCTTAATGTGCCGTAAACAAAAACATAGTGCATTTCCCTATCCCCTTAGTACTTTTCTATTTTCTTATTTGCAAATAAGCACGAATCATAAAGTAACTCACTTCATCAGGAAGTTGTTCTTTAATTGACTTTAATCCGCCTTCTGCATTTTGTACTGCTGTTTCAATAAGAGATTCGTATTCTGTTGGAACGAAACTTGGCCAATCAACTTCCATTCCTTCTTCAAAACAACGAATTAAATGATTTTCAACCGTTTGACGTGATAAGCCTCGTTCTTTTACAATCGTACTTAACTCCGTTCCTTGTTTATACATTTCATATGTTTCTAAGTGAGAATTTGCCGATGCTTTTCCAGATTTCTTACGTTCAGTAACAACCTCTGTTTTAATTGTCTCAGCGTAATCTGGGTTTTGTTCCATAAAATGAATGACTGCTTGTAAAAAGTGAGAACCATACTTAACAAGTTTATGTTCACCAATCCCTTTTACTTGTAGTAACTCATTTTCACTTTGTGGCATTTTCGTACACATATCTTTTAACGTTTGATCAGAGAAGATAACAAACGGTGGTACACCTTCTCCTTGTGCGATTTCTTTTCGCACTTCACGAAGCACTTCAAACAGTGGATGGTCTTGTACAATTTGTCTTGTTTCCACTCTTTCTTTCCGTAACACATTTTCATTTCCTAGTAATACTTCTTTTCCTTTGGCTGTTACTTTTAATGTTGGATAAGTCCCATGTTCCACCGCAATTAATTCTTCTGAAATTAAAAACTCAATAAACTCACTTACCTCTTTTACACTACGATTCGATAAAAGACCATAAGTTGGTAATGTGTGGAAATCAAATTCTATTACTTTTTTATTTTTTGACCCGGTCAACACTTGCGCAATCATTTGTTTTCCAAATCTCTGATTTGTTCGAATCATACAAGATAAGACCATTTGTGATTCTCGCGTAACATCGACGCTTTCACGCTCATCTGTACAATTCCCACAGCGCCCACAAACTTCTTTCGGTTCTTCTCCAAAATACTCTAGAATAAATGATTGTAAACATTGTTCTGTATGACAATAATCTGTCATATGTT
Coding sequences within it:
- a CDS encoding UvrD-helicase domain-containing protein, with protein sequence MSTIFEEELQRMKKTLSTMDEQLDKLEKIPVYYGEDFKEQILESMRESNRQDLRIGVQEPYFGRLDFQEDGQPEPNPIYIGKVGVSDEETMKPIVIDWRAPVASMFYSFTGGEEPAFYHSPDGLLEGDVYLKRNIAIRKRELERVVDTYVKGSEDVSRADDFLLYRLGENKDNKLKDIVSTIQSEQNDIIRAEKNMPLLIQGVAGSGKTTIALHRLAFLIYEYREQLEAERMIVFAPNSLFLDYISSVLPELGVGNIRQTTFQDWALRTLDDAVKLKDTEEKLTEAFSINRDDSKVMLGKLKGTLKFKSFIEESIAKFEKNLIPVKDFEAWDKAVITVEEIRKWIQVEYKHYPLRKRRERLVGRIKRWIEIELKKFEGTNEKKALKKEATKRLNAYMKFWPKMSPLSFYSSMMKQKEILEVLPEELVQETEKNCRKKEVYIEDLAPLIHIHHRLAGIEIGRKFHHVVIDEAQDFSPFQIYILKEITMGNSFTILGDLSQAIYDYQGIEDWNDFKEVFQETGYYELTRSYRSTKEIIEFANEVIKNAEIPVGLATPVFRSGEKVKVISTDNQFAAIVKTLQHMQNENVKTIAVIGRTDDECRDIYEKLTAEGITVNVIEANHSKYEGGISVVPVYLAKGLEFDAVLLIDVDEVHYKGTKHDAKLLYVGCTRSLHDLRIFYSGEASPLIQGIQEEFYESK
- a CDS encoding LLM class flavin-dependent oxidoreductase: MEQAVRAEEMNFDGVWFTEHHFSDFGINPSPAVLLAAVSQRTNRIRLGVGVSVLPLHNPIRVAEDYAMVDLLSNGRLDLGLGSGYAQKEFDGYNISLEDKTERFNESLEVLRKAWSGKPFSHQGKFYQYNDLKLSVQPIQAPFPPYWIATSSEKGVSHVASMGNNFMGLGFSKSRDELAKLIDTYKNTYLKSGYGNPEELEIPAAFHVHVGETYADAESNAKDSYQLFMNTPRGTNISYEDLKQKFNPVIGSPDDVIKQIQSYREIGVTNFMAVMNFGGLEHHIVLSSLDLFGKYVIPACK
- a CDS encoding gamma-glutamylcyclotransferase family protein, encoding MHYVFVYGTLRKQQTNAHYLHGATCIAEEAWTYGKLFDTNEGYPAMILSENNKVYGELYEVSDVILKKLDELEEYTGNPEKDLYDRITQTVYFWDRSIGAYVYIAQNDGMLQRPIITGDWASYRN